The Canis lupus familiaris isolate Mischka breed German Shepherd chromosome 1, alternate assembly UU_Cfam_GSD_1.0, whole genome shotgun sequence DNA window GTTGATGAATGAGTAAAGGGGGGTCTCGAAAGTCATTCTCAATGAACATATCAGAGTCACCAGCTGCTATAAgatttgcacttaaaaaaaaaaagatttgcactTTTTCTCTTGAGAATCACCCCAAAATCAAATCCTGAAGCTCCAATTGGACCCTGGCTAGGAAGAGATGGCAGCTCTCTGGGGCCTACCCCAGCCAGGGTTCCATCACTCCTGCCCTTTCCATGCTCTGGACCTTTGCTCATGTATTCCCTGCTGCCCACATCCCTCCCTGGCTTCTCTACTGGCCAGGTCCTCTATACTATTCTAGCTCACTCCAAGTCTCTTGTTCTCCAtgcataaatacatgaaaaatatattcatgaggATAGCTGctatcattcttctttttaaaataaagctcccttggtgtccattgaaagatgaatggataaagaagatgtggtttatgtatacaatggaatattcctcagccattagaaacgacaaatacccaccatttgcttcaacgtggatggaactggaaggtattatgctgagtgaagtaagtccatcggagaaggacaaacattgtatgttctcattcatttggggaatataaataacagtgaaagggaatataagggaagggagaagaaatgtgtgggaaatatcagaaagggagatagaacataaagactcctaactcggaaacgaactaggggtgatggaaggggaggagggcggggggtgggggtgaatgggtgacgggcactgaggggggcacttgacgggatgagcactgggtgttattctgtatgttggtaaattgaacaccaataaaaaataaatttattatataaaaaaataaataaaataaataaaaataaataaaataaaataaaataaaataaagctccacatccaatgtggggcttgaactcatgaccccaaaatcaagagtcgcatgctccacgaGAGAACAAGCCAGGCAGCCTTAAAGCACCTGCTTTCTAACAGGTGTTCTGCTCGCCCCATTCACACATTATTTCTGCTCCTTATGACAATCTTGCAGAAGTGTACATGGTCACCCCCATTACACCcaggaagaaacagaggctcagagagggaaagtcACTTATCCTAAGTCACCTGGCCAGGGAAGCACAGGGGCAGGAATTTGACCGGCTCCCAGACTACTTTCCTGATCCCAACTAGCTGTTCTCATTATTGTCACCTGGGGCTCTGCACATTTCACTGCATACAGTAGTAGtcacaaaagtaataataatatggaTAATACTAATTGCAGCCACGATACTAGCTCATGCTTTCTGAGCACTCCCTAGTGTTCAGTAGTGCTCAGCACTACTATTTGAAGCTGTTTGCCTGCTTATCTCATTGCATGCTCACAACTACACTTTGGGGTGGGTGCTGTTATTATCCCTATTTACAGacaaggacactgaggcacagagaagtcaagGCACTGGTCCAAATTCACACATCCAGGACGTGGTAGAGCCAGAGTTCAaattccaaagcctgtgctcagAACCACTCATTatcacctgctttttttttttttttttttcttttttttttaggtgtgcGCTGAGACCTGAGAGGCCAGGTTCACACAGCCAGGAAACAGTTGGAGCCAGGAACCAGACAGCTGGCTCCAGATCCGGAGCTGAGCCTTTATTAGAGTTCATCTCTTTCAGCTGCAGCCTCTGCAAAATGGGCTAATCACCCCACTCTGCCAGGCAGATGGAAGAATGGGATGGCATCTTGGCTCTACAGGGTTTCAGAGTGGGTGGCTTTGTAGAAGGCTCAATGCAACCAAGGACGCAaaagtctggggtgggggtggaggactCACCTGGCAGCGAGATGGTCACAGGGTCAGAGGGATACTGTCCTTGGCTGTTCTTGGCCGTGCACACATAGGTGCCCAGATTCTCCCAGGACAACCTCCGGATGATCAGCAGAGCCCCAGTCATGTAGGGCTCCCCATTGAGGGTCCAGTGTAGCACGGGCTTGGGGGTGATATAAGAAGCCAAACAATTCAGGACCACTGAGTAATTGAGGTCACTCTGGATAACGCCATCGATGTTGTAGGGGAATGTGAGCAGACTCACCCCCTTGGAACTGGCTGTGGAAACAAGAGCAAGGCCACATGGATGGAGACCACTCAGAGAGGCTGAGCACTTCTTTTGTCCACTGCAgggacattcattcattcattaattcattcattcactcatcaacAAATGTATTTGGAGTTCCTGATCTGTGTCCAGTCCTGCTCCAGACCCGGGCATACCGCTCCCCTCAATCCCTCACCTTCATCACTTCTAACTGCTAGCACCTCACCCGTTGCCCCAGTACTTTGTCTGGCCACCAGGGCCTGCTCTGCCCAAGGAGGAAGCAGTCCAGAGAATTGGGAAATGAGCACACCCAGGGGCAGACCTATGCAATGACAGGCATGGGCTGGTATATAAATATCCCAGCAACCCAGCCTGCACTTGGACCAGGGTGAGGCCGAGTTGCTGGGAGGGAGTGGATGGattctggattattttgaaaGCCGAGCCCACAGGACTTGTGATgcattggagagagagaaagagaagagtcaagGGGGGCCTCCAAGGCTTGGGGCTGGCGCCACTGGCTGCTGGGAATGCTCTTTACAGAGATGGGGCATACATAATAGTTCTCTTTCCAATGTTTCTTCCAGGTTAAAGACTTGAGGTCCAGGGGTCTTAGGCCCAAGCTTCATGGTCAGAGAGAGGCCCAGCGAGTATTTAAACCTGGAAGTCTGATGTCGTGGTGAGTACTGGGAGCCTCCACACAGAGCTGATTTCCAAATTCAATGCAATATGATACAGTGAAAAGAACTTTAGTTCAACCTGAGAACTCATgcaaggcttcctggaggaggtggtgtcTGAGCTAAGCCTTGCAGGAGGAAAAGGAGCCCACCAGGTGTAGAAACAAGAAGCAATGTAAAGAACCACCTGGATCTGGCTCTTACTAGGAGCCAAACACCATTCCAAACACATGCTAACTCATGGTCAGTTATACTGTGAGTGAGACTGATCCGTGCTTGGGCAAAATTATTCAGAAAGTTGTGATCAGCATTTGAAATGTGACGtgaaatataacagaaaataccAGAATGCATTGCTCATAGCAATAATTGTTATTTTACGACACATGTCTTTCAATTACTTGtggtgtgtgtctatgtgtacaCTCCAGGTCTTGAGGTGAAGTTCATTTCTCACTGTGGGTCTTGATTGAAAAAGCTTGAAAACCACTGGATTTACACACTTAAATTCTCAAAACAACCTGATGAGGTAGGATCTACCatggctccattttacagatgggaacacCCAAGTATACAGATGGGAAGTCACTTTTCAAGGATGCACAGCTGGCCAGAGGCAGAGAAGGTATGTCTGTGCAAGGCCATTCCGGTTTCAGAGGCTCCACGAGCTCAGGGCTGAGAAGGGCATGGGcacggggaggtggggggctctCCCCACCCTGGTACCCTGGAGATGGTGCTGGGCTAGAGAGGCCACAGGGAAGGAGATAAGCTCCAGGATCATAGAGAGTCCTGTAGAATCCCAACATGGCCTCTTGCTTCTAGGTGACCACAGGCCACTGACATCACCTCTCTCTCAGCCTTAGATCCTCACCTGTGCAATGGGGTTGGTGCTTAGAGCATCTGCTTTCTCAGGTTGCTGTGAAATCCCCCGTGTTTGGTACAGAGTGAGGGCTCAGTAAGTTGGAGCTGGTCCTTCCTGCTTTTTGGTGTTTACTAGCTGGCCTCTCTGCAGGAGCactttctcccactctgtgggGCAAACTCCTGCTCCACCTACACATCCCAGCTTGGATGgcccctcctctgggaagccctaCCTCTCGCTGCCTGGGAATGTGGTCCCTCTTGGCCCCATTCACCCTTGCCAAGTATCTGCTTTGTCACATTCCTGTGTCCTCTGCTAGTTTCCAGCACCATGTCTTGGGGGTGTCATGTTTCTGATGAGCAGGCTACCTCGGTTGTCCAGTGTCTCCTGGCCTGTGTGGCTGTGCCCCTGGGGccaagaagcagagagaacacCATTCAGGCTTCCAGGAACAGGCAGGCGGGCACCGGCTCCTTCAGTCAAGAGGTCTGGAGACGCAGGGAAGGGCAGCTCCGAGGAGGCAAGGCAGGTGCAGGATGCGATCAGGATGCCTTGGcggaggtgggaagggagaggagagagcagagggagcaaATGGGACCAAAGGTAAGACGCTGCCCCAGCAAGTAACCCTTCCTGATTTGGGCGAGAAGGAGTATGGCACATTGAATGTGGGGTGGGCGAGCCTGCGTGACTCAgttttaagtgtctgactcttgatttctgctcaggtcatgatctctgggtcctggatttgagttccacactcagcagggagtctgcttgaggagtctcctctccctcttcctttgtccctccccccacttgagagctctctctctctctctctcaaataaataaataaatctaaaaaaaaataggaaatgaaaaggGAGCATTCACTGAGCACCTTCTATCAGCCAGATGCTGTTCTACACACTGAATATGTATCATCTTACTTACCCCTTACATTGACCCCACATTGCACACATTACTTAGGGTGTACTGCAGATCCGTTCTCTAACCTTCTCTGCCCTGTTCTGCTTCCCGAGAAAGTCTGACTTCTCTGAGCTGCATTGCTGGGTCCCCTTATCTTTTGCTTCTGGTTAGCTTCTGCCAATGGGAATGACTTTGAGGTAGCTGATCCCACAGCTCTCTCCCTGCTTTGTCAACATGGGCCGGCTGTGTCCCTCTACTAAAGCTGCTGTTGGTGGCCCTCTCCATATACCACTGTCTCTGAGGTTTGGGGTCTGTTCTTCCTCTTATGGCTTCTAGCACAGAGGGGGTAACAGCTTTCTGCTGTGGCTAGCCCTCTGGTGCTGCATGGTCTCAAGGGGGTTTACTTATGCCCTGCTTACATTTCTGCAAATAGTCCCTTTATTAAACTCCcctcaaggggtgcctgggtggctcagttggttaagtgtctgccttcacctcaggtcatgaccccagggttctgagattgagccccaagttagGCCCCTGGGTCAGCAGGGGGTCcgctcctccctttcccccctgcttttccctctctctcctgctcatgcgtgtgcgctctctctctccctcacataactcaataaaaaattttaaaagtctttaaaccCCTCTCATTAGTTTTTTGAGTAGACCATTTTCCTGCTTCAACCCTGAGTGACACAACTATTATACCCTGAGTAGGactgaggaaatggaagctcaaAGAATTGAAGACCATTGTCCAGGATGTCTTGGGTGGTAAACAACAGAATTCTGTAGTAAAGTAGACTGGTGATTGTGTCCCACTGTCCCCAGTTGCTCTCACTTCCTTTAATTATATTTCCATGCGGCTTGGGGTTTAGAGCAGAATCCTTGGAATCTGGCTCCAGACCCTATGAACCTACCCACCCCATTCTACTGCCTCTCACTGGATTGACGGCTGTTGCAATAAGTACACAAGATCCAGTCATAAAAGACTAAAACATTTGAGATGAAAATGTAAAGAACTTTGgccaagtgaaaaaaacaaacaccaccCACCAAGTCAAAAGAACAATAACATGCcaggaaaaattatttgcaacaGATTTCACAGACCAAGAGCTCATTTCGTGAATATGTAAAAAGTTCTGAGatatcaataagaaaatagaaacatacaAAGGATATGTATAGACAactcatagaaaagaaaattcaaaaaaaaaaaaaaagaaaaaagaaaagaaaattcaaatgtcTCTTGacataaagaaaattttcagCTGTGCTCCCagtaagagaaatgcaaattaaaaacacccCAAGGTAACACCTTTCACCTATCAGGTTGGCAAAGATCCAAAAGATTGATGACTCGTCTGTGTTGGTGAGGCTGAGGGCAATAGGAAAGTCCTATTCATGGCTGACACAACCCATGAAGAGGGCTGTCTGGTAAAGTCTTTCGGATTAAAAAATTTCCATATCCTTTGACTCTGAAATTAAATATCATGGAATGTGTTTTACAGATACATTTTCTCAGTATAAAATGTCTAATGGTCAGGGTCATCTGCTACCCCTTAGTTATAACGGGTAAAGATTGGAAATATCCAAGTGCCTGACAATAGGGAACTGATTTAATAAATTATGGTCCATTCACACAATAGAACAATACAGTTATACAAAAGGCTGAAGAAGCACTCCAGAATGCCATCAACTGAGAGGGAAAGATCTCCAGAGTAAGTAGTTAAAAAACcaatttaataaattatggtCCATTCACACAATAGAACAATACAGTTATTATACAAAAGGACGAAGAAGCACTTGAGAATGCCATTAACTGAGAGGGAAAGATCTCCAGAGTAAGTAGTTAAGATACAAAGGCATGCTTCTGGATAGTTCTTATGGTGTGCTACTTTTGAtgtaaaaacagaagaaaagtaaatatatatatatgcatttcttataaacatataaagaaacCCTGGGAGGATTCATACATAAAACAGTGGCTCTCTGTGTGTGACAgcggggagggaaggaaagaactgGGTGAGTGGATAAGACAGTGACTTCACTCAAGGTCTTATTGAGACTCAAACCTTTGAGACTCAAACCATGGGAATGTATAGCCCAttcaaaaattaagtaaaatttttgggtgcctgggtggctcagtcagtgaagcgtctgtctttggctcaggtcatgatcccagggtcctgggatggagccctatgtagggctccctgctcagcggggagcctgcttctccctctctctctgccccttcccctgcttgtgcactttctgtcaaataaataaataaataaataaataaataaataaataaataaataaaatcttttaaagaattaagtaGAATTTGAATAAAGAACATAAGAGAGCATAAACTATGTTCTTAATagtcttcacacacacacaccccagaatgtaagctccagaATTGGATGGCCAGTGTGCAAGCCCCAAAACTTATTAGCTCTGGTGACTTTGGGAAAATTAATGatcttctctgagcttcagtttccttatctataaaatgggaatgataatgcCTCCAGGGATTTTTCAACTGGGGAGGATTTTGGTCCCCCCAGGGGGACATTGGCAATGTCTAGAAATCTTTTTGGTTGTCAcgacttggggtggggggtgtgctactggcatccactgggtagaggccaaggaAGCTGCTCAGCATCCTACCATGCTCAGGACAGCCCCGGCAAGAGGGAAAGCATTGGACCCCAAAAGTAAGCAGTGTAGATGTTGAGAAGCCTTGATCGAATGcttgtaaagtgcttagaacaatgtATCAACAAGGCGACCGCCAAATCAGTGCTTGACATTACAATGATAATTATCATCACTGCTACCATTCTTGCTTCTGCAACTGCAAGTACTAGGTATAGtataaatatgtcttttaaagatttaaaaaaaagcaatacaagggagcctgggcggctcagtcattGAATATttgcgtttggctcaggttgtggtcccagggtcctggggttgagtcccgcatcgggctcccccacacggaacctgcttctccctctgcctgtgtctctgcctctctctgcgtctctcacaaataaataaatacaatctttaaaaaaatttaaaaagcaatacccACTTACAGGATCAGAAATACCCACTTACAGAACAAATGTTAAAACATCAGCTTTCTTCATGAATGGGAAGTGGTGGCGAGGGGGTGATGACCCCCAGGGCAGCATCACCAGACACAGACAGTGCTGTGTGTGAAAGGTCTGTGGAAGGGCAGCTGCTGGGAGGGGGGATCAGCTGAGAACCTCACGTTGGCTCTGCCAGGGTCTCTGCCAGATTCTCCCAACCATTACTCACTGGTTGCctccacaactctgagatcagcaCTAGTCTGTTTTATGTCAGGGAAACTGAGACAGAGTGAACTTGAGCCTTAGATCCAAGGTCGTAAGTGGATAGTTGGGAGTTGTCTCATCTTAGGGCCTTCTAGGTGGGTGCGGGGCTCACTGCCCACCTCCTACCTCCACTGATTTTATCTCTTAGCTGGCAGTTGGTGTGATTtgtctttatttaagattttatttatttatttattcatgagagacacagagaggcagagacacaacacaggcagagggacaagcaggctccccacggaagcccgatgtggggctcgatctcaggaccccaggactcacaacctgagccaaacgcagacgctcaaccactgagccccccgggcggcCCCTGGTCCTGAATTCTGAATCTACCCTTGCCAGCCAGCTGTCTTGGACTCTtctcctctctgagcttcacttcCCTTCTCCTAAAAAGGGTCAATAAATAGCACGGCCTTCTGGGGATTTCAAGAGTTCTCGTGCATTTTTCAACTGACTGGAGTCAGAGCTCTGACAGGGGGCAAGTCTGACTTGGAATAGAGACTCCTCTCGCTGGGAGCAGAGGACtgtcctctccctgtccccaacCTGTGGGTGAAGCCATTGTTTCTTACTCACCTGTTAGAAGTAGCCTCTTGCAGGCAGGGCTGCGGCCGGGGCGGGCGTCCAGAGGACACCTCATGCCTCGTTCTGTCCAGGGGCCACACAGGGGAGGTCGCCGCGTCTGGAGTGGGGGCCTCCTACCCTGCGCTATCAGGTTGGCATACCTCAGCCCCGCCCCCGTCCTggccccacccccgcctcccttCCCGGCCCGGCCCTTGGCTGAGAATTCACCTCCCAGACCTGCACTCTTCTCTAGCATTGTTGGGTTAGTGGGAGTGGTGCGGGGGGAGCACACAGGGCAGGATTCTGGGAGAAGGGGCTTGGgggtttctctccctttcctctctgcatCCCTTCCAGCCCTCCTGGCCGAGAGAATGATGAAGATGGAGAGTGGGGTAGAATGGTCCTGCCTCTGTCACTTCACATCAGAGGAGAGGAATGGGCGAAGAGCATCAGGTAGGAGGTGGCCGGGGCGTCGCTTGCCTCCTCACTTTGCTCCAGTCTCTGTGACTGTCAGCTCTGAGCTTCTACTTTTCTCTCCTGTAaaatgtggatttaaaaaaaaatagatttttatttattttatcatttattcatgagaaagagagacagagaagcagagacataggcagagggagaagcaggctccctgcggggaacccatgtgggacttgatcccaggaccccaggatcacgccctgagccaaaggcatgcagatgctcaaccactgagccacccaggtgctccactgcTCCCTTTTCTTAGTGTCTTACACAAATCATGTCACAGCTGACTGCATCTCATTGCTCCAGTCTCAAATCAAATACCAATTGCTCAAAAGAGCCTTCCCTAATCCTGCTGTGGGTGAGGCCCCAGCTTCTTGCTAGCAAGacacactgttttcttttctttccaatattCACTACTGTCTGAAATTATTCATTTCCTTGTCCACttgtttattatttgtctcccctctcccccatctATTTCTCTAGAATGTCAGAAAGGTAGGGATTTTGTCTGGGTGTGTCCAGACAGTGTCTAGACCAGTGGCTAGCATATCATGGgtgctaataattttttttatagtgaatGAAGAATGAGTAAGTGAGTGAGTGTCATGGTAGGTTGGAATTTGAACTCCCACCTGACTGAGCAGCTCATACTTTTCCCTCCCAGAGAGGTCCAGGTTGTTTCCTGGGGCAGAGTTTCACCCATGAGCCTTTGAAAATAGTTATTATCAAGTGACTTGGTGATATCTTTATTGGCATTAGCCACATTGCcttttttgatgatttttgtgAAGGCCTGCTGGGGCAATTAATCAGTCCAGGAGACCACCAGTAGGTGATAAGCAAATATTTGCAACACGATTAATAATCATCTGTGGATGAGGAGTCTGAGCTTTAGCTTGTTTAGCTTTCAGGCTGTTTTATCAGGATAACAGCACCTGGAGTTTCATTTGAGAAACCAGCCTTCTCACAGTTGCAGGGAGAGGAGGCCCAGGCCTGGCCAATTAGAGCACTTCATCCTCCAACCACAGTGATTGGGGAGAGGGTTGGGCACGTGACCCAAGCCTAGCCACTAAGAACATTTCAGCACTGTGCGTCAGTGATAGCTGGACACATACCATCCACCACAGGCTCCAGAAAAGCAAACAGAGGACTTTTATTGGAACTCTGGAGgaataaagcattttctttctgtctggctTGCTAAGCTGATGGGATCTGAGTATGGAACAACTGGAAGCCCTCTTTCTATCATGAGTAGAGAGGCTGCCTAGAATGAGGCCAACACATAAGAAAGCATAGTCAGTAGATGGACAGATTTTTGATGACATTTAAACACCTAgatccagctgtgcctgaagTTGGCACCAATCGTTCAGCTTTTGTATCATCGGAGTCTACATATTTCCATTGATCTTCCTGGAACAATTTGATTTGGGATTTAGTTACTtgcttccaaaaaaaataaaaataaaaataaaaacaacctctGATGGAAAGGAGAGGTGaaaaacagagttttttttttgagagcatgtGATTTAAGATCTAGTGGAGACTGAGGAAGGGTAGGGGATACCCTGGGGGAGGAGGACGATTAGCAGGTCTGTGTTTCCCAAGCCTCAGCCTTTCTCATACCACATTATAATTCCTTCCATATGCACACCCCACCTgcacttttgtttatttactcaataTTTGACTTAAAAATGACTCATCTAAAGTAAGATTGCCTCAGTTTTTAGACAATAACACCCATGAAATTACATACTAATATGCTACTTGCATCAATGCAGATGACAGGAAAAacataatgatgaaaataaaacataactgtCCACATAACTGCAAAATTTTTGATGTGTCACTGAAAGAACATGAGCCTTGATCcattgcacaacaatgtgaagaTACTTACTGCTGAACTGtaccttaaaaatggttaagattgggcagccctggtggctcagcagtttagcgccgcctttagcccagggtgtgatcctggacacctgggatcgagtcccacgtcgggctccctgcgtggatcctgcttctccctctgcctgtgtctctgcctctctctctctctctctctctctgtatctctcgtgaataaataaaaacaaaatcttaaaaaaaaaagaaatagctaagTTACATTTGCAGAAATCATAACAAACCATCATCAAGTCCATAGGTAACCTGGGGAAGGGTTAGCTAAGTAGGAAAACAGAATGCAAATGGCAGATATAATGAGTCACTTCTGTTTCATTAGCATCAGCTTAACCAATGGAGCAAGTTCAATCTGGATAGTGATGTCTTGTGGATATTATGTAGGCCCTGAAATGGGatgataaaaagagagaagaaaagaaggagaaggagaagtagaagaagagaaggagaaggaggaggaggaggaggggatgacTTCTTCTCTATAGAATAGTCAAGATAGCTAATCCGTCCTACCTCCTACCTACGCCCCTCCCCGCactccctccccccgcctccctcatcctcctcctcctctagaagaagaagaagaagaagaagaagaaagaagaaagaagaagaagaagaagaagaagaagaagaagaagaagaagaagaagaagaaaagaagaagaagagccaCTTCACCTCTATGGTATTTTTCTGCCCTCAAACCCAGAATACCAGTCTAAGTATGAGAAGAGCTTAGCTGAActcaaattgagggacattctacaaaatactctGTGTTCATTAAAATGGTCACAGTCATGAAAAAACAAGGTAGGACTGAGAAATTGTCACAAAGGAGGCTTGAGACACATgaaaactaaatgcaatgtgggatcttggattggatcctggaacaaAAGAAGCACATTAGTGGAAAAATTGGTGAAATTGGAATCATGTCtagagtataaaaaaaaaaaaagaatgagtccCTCTTGGAGGAGACAGTAATGACAATTGCTAGCATTTACAAAGAAGTTGACACTGAATAAGGGGGCACAGTGCTGTATGGCAGGGGATGCCATCATCCTATTACAGAGGAGGAGAACGAGGCACAGGTAGCCAACCTATCCAAGGCCATGTCGCTGGTACATGACTGGCAGACCCAGATGCTGGTTTCCAGAATGTGTGATCTTAAGCATTATATACACCAATCTTTTAGTCCCTTGGACCTCCTAACACTAATAGGTGTTAGATATTGTTGCCGCTTTTTCAGAGACAGGAGGAAACAGAGATATACAATGAGTGTGGTTAAATACATTGTCCAAGGCCAGACTCATAAGGCCAAGCCAGCCTTACTTCCTCTGGTCCTGGGATGATGAGTTTCCTGAGACACAGGGTCAGGTCCTGTTTTCCTGGCTCCTTGAGCCCTTGTAACATCATTCATTTCTCCCAGCCTGTGTGTGCAAGTATGTGCATATGCACATTTGCAAGGGCTTGGTGTGTTGGAGGAGAGCAGTAAAGCATCATTTAACTAATAACACGACAAATAACCAGTGCTGGGTGGCTCTGGACAAAGCTGAATTGTAGAAGGCAGCTGGAAGGCCAAAAGGATCTTCTGTTTCACCAGGGGCTAGGTTTAGATAGGGAGAAGTCTTACTACACATGTTTCATGTTTCCATGGAAAGACTGGTCAGAGGCAACCCCAGCTCCTTCTACGGGGTTTGGAAATACCTGCCTACAGTTTGGTTGTCACTATGCTTGAGGACAGAAGAGTAATGATGTTTACGGGCTAAATACCCTGTGATAATAGGCAGGACCGTCCTCTACAACAGAAACTTGTCTCACCTAAAATGCCAGTACAATTCTAGTTAGAAACCTGGAGTTGGATAAGGCCCTGGTTTTTGTTCAACTTCCCTGTTATGAGATTGATGAGTCTGGGGTGGCTCAGAccccctccctctgtttttaGATTTACCTATCCCTAGAAAGAGTCCATTTTCGCCTGTCACCTTCTGCTATATGATAAAGGGCCTACAGGAAATAAGATGATCTGGAAGAGAAATTAGTGGTGCCCTCACCCCTGATATATTAGGCCCTTCTCTCACAGTTAAAGTAGTTTTCCCTGGGCACATGGTTGTCTGGAATAAAGACTATGTTTCCCAGTCTCCCTTTCAGCAAGTGTGGCCCCAAGGCCAGGTTCTGGTCAATGAGATGTGAGCAGAATTGCCCTtttggggtcatgccctgaaaGGAATGAGgtctttctttcttggtttccctTCCTTCAGGCAAGAATGGGGACATGGTGGAGTGGCACCTTGGACCACTGCAATGAGTACAACACCATAGGGATGGCCAAGAACAGGATGGAAGAACCCAGGCTCTGGACACCTTCATAGAGCAGAGCTGTATGCCAGCTTGCACTGTTacagaagagagaaatatatttatatgtgtttatgtgttaTTAGAGCTATTCTTATTTTGAATCTGTTACACACAGCCAAATTTATATCCTAAGTTAAGTTGCTCGATTTAAGggagcagaaagcagagggaggTAATGGCAAACCCATTAGGCCGCACAGCTCAGTAATGTTTCCTTATATTCTTTATTGTTTGGTGAATAAAACCAACATgttgccctctctttctcttttacttctggatctctctctctctttct harbors:
- the IGSF23 gene encoding immunoglobulin superfamily member 23 isoform X1, whose amino-acid sequence is MGLLLGVRSCGQKRWRLGHRKGGCEPALGGAGNRLGCCRTHTLAEAVGEPRQHPFLLALVAGPAPAPHLGRDQRFSGLGARLQLLAGTWRSSSSAEGVDLGCSVLRAGKGDAGPGRQDHSTPLSIFIILSARRAGRDAERKGRETPKPLLPESCPVCSPRTTPTNPTMLEKSAGLGGEFSAKGRAGKGGGGGARTGAGLRYANLIAQGRRPPLQTRRPPLCGPWTERGMRCPLDARPGRSPACKRLLLTGILIASCTCLASSELPFPASPDLLTEGAGARLPVPGSLNGVLSASWPQGHSHTGQETLDNRASSKGVSLLTFPYNIDGVIQSDLNYSVVLNCLASYITPKPVLHWTLNGEPYMTGALLIIRRLSWENLGTYVCTAKNSQGQYPSDPVTISLPEEKVDPTEAEPIEPDPVLSLSGGAAISLLVAGNVGAAMLIGGISFTIVQSLKARRQRIRMCC